The proteins below come from a single Burkholderia contaminans genomic window:
- a CDS encoding SDR family NAD(P)-dependent oxidoreductase: protein MGNDQFDYTGKTVLITGAASGIGRATAFAFAERGARLVIGDVGQGANETVEQIHALGGEAIFVKTDVSNADAVRTLVATAVQTYGKIDAAFNNAGILPRTVPFADMTEEDFDRVIAVDLKGVFLCVKHEIEAMLKTGGGAIVNTASVAGVIADPGMAPYAAAKHGVIGLTKAAALDYATKRIRVNALAPGLIRTPMTDRWLSDPAMTQTLMASSPMGRAAEPEEMAGVVLFLCSPAASFVTGAVWLADGGMTAH, encoded by the coding sequence ATGGGTAATGACCAATTCGACTACACCGGCAAGACAGTCCTGATCACGGGAGCGGCGTCGGGTATCGGCAGGGCCACGGCGTTCGCGTTTGCCGAACGCGGTGCGCGGCTGGTGATTGGCGATGTGGGGCAGGGCGCCAACGAAACCGTCGAGCAAATCCATGCCTTGGGTGGCGAAGCGATCTTCGTGAAGACCGATGTCAGCAATGCCGACGCGGTGCGCACGCTCGTGGCAACGGCGGTCCAGACTTACGGGAAGATCGACGCCGCATTCAACAATGCGGGGATCTTGCCGCGAACGGTGCCTTTCGCCGACATGACGGAAGAAGATTTTGACCGGGTGATCGCCGTCGACCTCAAGGGCGTGTTCCTGTGCGTCAAGCACGAGATCGAAGCGATGCTCAAAACGGGCGGCGGCGCGATCGTGAACACGGCTTCGGTCGCAGGTGTGATCGCAGATCCCGGAATGGCGCCTTATGCCGCGGCGAAACACGGGGTGATCGGCTTGACGAAGGCCGCGGCCCTCGACTACGCGACCAAGAGAATCCGTGTGAATGCGCTGGCGCCAGGTCTGATCCGTACGCCGATGACGGACCGCTGGTTGAGCGATCCGGCGATGACGCAAACCCTGATGGCGAGTAGCCCGATGGGGCGCGCGGCGGAACCCGAGGAAATGGCCGGCGTGGTGCTTTTCCTGTGTTCTCCCGCAGCGTCATTCGTCACCGGTGCGGTGTGGCTTGCCGATGGCGGCATGACTGCACATTAA
- a CDS encoding zinc-binding dehydrogenase produces the protein MKAHVIDRIGGPEVLQLRDIPPVPPNADEVRVRVCAFGLNRVETYLRAGKMGPVDGMRVPGVEAVGEILEDPSGMFRVGQRVATVMGGLQFSRRGTYAEEVTVLRTNVIDLDGTELSWEELAALPLAYLTIWGALSRSLEIKSGQTILVRGATSTIGLAAVTYAKGQDLHVIATTRSKDRVEQLHIAGADSVIVDSGTISREVLRLHPDGIDAALEVVGASTLRDTARTLKPFGAVTVIGMLGGPPVLEKFNLMADLPPAVRLAFFPAQLLGSGALPLAHSPLHSIINDIAADRWPSHLQHTFAFDEVREAHEWIDSNRAHGKLVVRV, from the coding sequence TTGAAAGCACATGTGATCGACCGTATCGGCGGACCGGAAGTCCTGCAACTCCGTGACATCCCGCCCGTTCCGCCTAACGCAGATGAAGTTCGTGTTCGGGTCTGTGCGTTTGGCCTCAATCGTGTCGAGACCTACCTACGTGCGGGCAAGATGGGCCCTGTCGACGGCATGCGCGTACCCGGCGTCGAGGCGGTCGGGGAAATCCTCGAAGATCCGTCCGGTATGTTCAGGGTTGGCCAGCGCGTTGCAACCGTAATGGGCGGACTGCAGTTTAGTCGCCGCGGTACCTATGCCGAAGAAGTGACGGTGTTGCGTACCAACGTGATCGACCTCGACGGTACCGAACTGTCATGGGAGGAGCTCGCGGCATTGCCGCTCGCTTATTTGACGATCTGGGGCGCGCTGAGTCGAAGCCTGGAGATCAAGTCGGGACAGACAATTCTCGTGCGCGGCGCCACATCGACCATTGGGCTAGCGGCTGTCACCTACGCGAAGGGCCAAGATCTGCACGTGATTGCGACGACACGCTCGAAAGATCGCGTCGAACAGCTTCACATCGCCGGCGCAGATAGTGTGATCGTCGACAGCGGGACCATTTCCAGAGAGGTGCTCCGGCTCCATCCCGACGGGATTGATGCTGCATTGGAAGTGGTCGGTGCGTCAACGCTGCGTGATACGGCAAGGACATTGAAACCCTTCGGCGCAGTCACAGTGATCGGGATGCTTGGCGGCCCGCCGGTTCTCGAAAAATTCAATCTGATGGCTGATCTGCCGCCGGCTGTTCGGCTTGCCTTCTTTCCAGCGCAGTTGCTTGGCTCAGGTGCGCTCCCGCTGGCACATTCGCCACTGCACTCGATCATCAACGACATCGCCGCGGATCGCTGGCCGTCGCATCTTCAACATACGTTCGCGTTCGATGAAGTACGCGAAGCGCACGAGTGGATCGACAGCAATCGTGCACATGGAAAGCTGGTGGTGCGGGTCTGA
- a CDS encoding potassium channel family protein, translating to MASPSAQRRSLRSRLRRARNPWQAPRARTLFTRPATSPRRTLLFRIGAVVLLCTLAFLVLYLDRDGLRDSTKSTPMTVSDLVYFTMVTVATVGYGDIVPVTARARLIDAFFIVPIRIVIWFIFLGTAYQFVIQRVIEEFRMKRLQKQLSDHIVVCGYGLSGSIAVRELLESGVDPATLIVIDSQQQAIEAATSLGVAGLLGDPAHEDLLQQAQVREAKAVIISVTDDPTAILLTLSVRSIAPDTKIVVRIQENLYQRQLRQAGADVIVSSTKIGALLLADAVHSRYIVPFVNDMLSTRGRATLLEREAMPQEVGCMTNVVPGAIVVGLDRCGKIFSFYEDPPCRIEKGDTLVVIQSARIPDPDV from the coding sequence TTGGCTTCGCCTTCCGCCCAGCGCCGCTCGTTGCGCTCACGCCTGCGTCGCGCCCGCAACCCGTGGCAGGCGCCGCGTGCGCGCACGCTGTTCACGCGTCCCGCGACGTCGCCGCGGCGCACGCTGCTGTTCCGTATCGGCGCGGTCGTGCTGCTGTGCACGCTCGCGTTCCTCGTGCTGTATCTCGATCGCGACGGGTTGCGCGATTCGACCAAGAGCACGCCGATGACCGTCTCCGATCTCGTGTACTTCACGATGGTCACGGTCGCGACGGTCGGCTATGGCGACATCGTGCCCGTCACCGCGCGGGCGCGCCTGATCGATGCGTTCTTCATCGTGCCGATCCGCATCGTCATCTGGTTCATTTTCCTGGGCACGGCGTATCAGTTCGTGATCCAGCGCGTCATCGAGGAATTCCGCATGAAACGCCTGCAGAAACAATTGTCCGATCACATCGTCGTCTGCGGCTATGGCCTGTCCGGCTCGATCGCGGTGCGCGAACTGCTCGAGAGCGGCGTCGATCCGGCGACGCTCATCGTGATCGATTCGCAGCAGCAGGCGATCGAGGCCGCGACGTCGCTCGGCGTGGCGGGATTGCTCGGCGATCCCGCGCACGAGGATCTGCTGCAGCAGGCACAGGTGCGTGAAGCGAAGGCCGTGATCATTTCGGTGACCGACGATCCGACCGCGATCCTGCTCACGTTGTCGGTGCGCAGCATCGCGCCCGATACGAAGATCGTCGTGCGGATCCAGGAGAACCTGTACCAGCGTCAACTGCGGCAGGCGGGCGCCGACGTGATCGTGTCGTCGACGAAGATCGGCGCGCTGCTGCTCGCGGATGCCGTGCATAGCCGCTATATCGTGCCGTTCGTGAACGACATGCTGTCGACGCGCGGCCGCGCGACGCTGCTGGAGCGCGAGGCGATGCCGCAGGAGGTCGGGTGCATGACGAACGTCGTGCCGGGCGCGATCGTCGTCGGGCTCGATCGATGCGGGAAGATCTTTTCGTTCTACGAGGATCCGCCGTGCCGGATCGAAAAGGGGGACACGCTGGTCGTGATTCAGTCGGCGCGGATTCCGGATCCGGATGTTTGA
- a CDS encoding NAD(P)/FAD-dependent oxidoreductase — protein MTTTYPLHDALTLADTPFPLEADVVIAGAGIMGCAAAYYLGLRGLKAVVLDKSRIAGQQSTRAWGFVRQQGREAVEVPLMMAGMKIWEELEETLGFDLEWRQGGCLYIADNETDWASFNAWLAVAREHGLDTRTLTRAQIDERVSGLSPDARTLGGLYTATDGQAEPRRVAAAFAARAAEAGARFFEGCGVTAIETAGGAVVGVVTERGTIRTRRVICAAGATSFRLLDGVGIRLPQHVVRGTCMRTNVVPPVSASTVWGHGLGIRQRKNGAINLADDMQVDVDLTLGHLRGLSLFWPQFWSQRDKFRLHVNGAAWRDALARINGATGPIEPRDPQPQPNRAHAPRALAKLKAIFPALKDAQIVEAWAGLIDVLPDGIPVIDAPGTPSGLAIATGFCGHGFAMGPIVGRLLAEWIDTGAPSLDLSAFRAQRFVDGTMVRPRSML, from the coding sequence ATGACGACAACCTATCCGCTGCATGATGCCCTGACCCTCGCCGACACGCCATTCCCGCTTGAAGCCGACGTCGTGATCGCCGGCGCCGGCATCATGGGCTGCGCAGCCGCATATTATCTGGGCCTGCGCGGCCTGAAGGCCGTCGTGCTCGACAAGTCGCGCATCGCCGGACAGCAGTCGACCCGTGCGTGGGGCTTCGTGCGGCAGCAGGGTCGCGAAGCGGTCGAGGTGCCGCTGATGATGGCCGGCATGAAGATCTGGGAGGAGTTAGAGGAAACCCTCGGTTTCGATCTCGAATGGCGGCAGGGCGGCTGTCTTTATATTGCGGACAACGAAACGGACTGGGCGTCGTTCAACGCGTGGCTCGCCGTCGCGCGCGAGCACGGGCTCGACACGCGTACGCTGACCCGCGCGCAGATCGACGAGCGCGTCAGCGGCCTTTCGCCGGACGCACGCACGCTCGGCGGGCTGTACACCGCGACCGACGGGCAGGCCGAGCCGCGTCGCGTGGCCGCCGCGTTCGCCGCGCGCGCCGCGGAGGCGGGCGCACGTTTCTTCGAAGGCTGCGGCGTGACCGCGATCGAGACGGCCGGCGGCGCGGTGGTCGGCGTCGTGACCGAGCGCGGCACGATCCGCACGCGGCGCGTGATCTGCGCGGCCGGCGCGACCAGCTTCCGGCTGCTCGACGGCGTCGGCATCCGGCTCCCGCAACACGTCGTGCGCGGCACCTGCATGCGCACCAATGTGGTGCCCCCGGTGTCGGCGTCGACGGTGTGGGGCCACGGCCTCGGCATCCGGCAGCGCAAGAACGGTGCGATCAATCTCGCCGACGACATGCAGGTCGACGTCGACCTGACGCTCGGCCACCTGCGCGGGTTGAGCCTGTTCTGGCCGCAGTTCTGGTCGCAGCGCGACAAATTCCGGCTGCACGTGAACGGGGCCGCATGGCGCGATGCGCTTGCCCGCATCAACGGGGCGACCGGGCCGATCGAGCCGCGCGATCCGCAACCGCAGCCGAATCGCGCGCATGCGCCGCGCGCGCTCGCGAAGCTCAAGGCGATCTTTCCCGCGCTGAAGGACGCGCAGATCGTCGAGGCCTGGGCCGGCCTGATCGACGTGCTGCCCGACGGCATTCCGGTGATCGATGCGCCGGGCACGCCGTCCGGGCTGGCGATTGCGACGGGGTTCTGCGGCCACGGTTTCGCGATGGGGCCGATCGTCGGGCGGCTGCTTGCCGAATGGATCGATACCGGCGCACCGTCGCTCGACCTGTCGGCGTTTCGCGCGCAGCGCTTCGTCGACGGCACGATGGTGCGGCCGCGCAGCATGCTGTGA
- a CDS encoding helix-turn-helix domain-containing protein, translating to MTTEAITTDSLAVAERVRELMTRNGIGKRQQTTELCRILDLSFSQGHRKLRGSSPWTLAQIKKVAEAYGEPAAQLFGAQTLDPGMVGAYSQEAVLYAGVAEIPCTAWIGAPLEAGARPEFVAYEQNGRWRVLRHTGVLYQNAYDVHKIEIYPRRAESDKLVVAVIDPDRVSATELCRYLERQGFATAAFDGLAPFVDALQGQAFDAVLTEWLFDDSTAATAIKAVRTSDNPGAPIFVLTGDLLTGRASEADISEVIRAFDVVCYEKPARMAILSADLAKRLARG from the coding sequence ATGACCACTGAAGCAATCACCACGGATTCCCTCGCGGTTGCCGAGCGCGTGCGCGAGCTGATGACCCGCAACGGCATCGGCAAGCGCCAGCAGACCACCGAGCTGTGCCGCATCCTCGACCTGAGTTTCTCGCAAGGCCACCGCAAGCTGCGCGGCAGCAGCCCCTGGACGCTCGCGCAGATCAAGAAAGTCGCCGAAGCGTACGGCGAACCCGCCGCGCAGCTGTTCGGCGCGCAAACGCTCGACCCCGGCATGGTCGGCGCCTATTCCCAGGAAGCCGTCCTTTACGCGGGCGTCGCCGAGATTCCGTGCACCGCATGGATCGGCGCGCCGCTCGAAGCCGGCGCGCGCCCCGAATTCGTCGCGTACGAACAAAACGGCCGCTGGCGCGTGCTGCGCCACACCGGCGTGCTGTACCAGAACGCCTACGACGTGCACAAGATCGAGATCTATCCGCGCCGCGCGGAAAGCGACAAGCTCGTCGTCGCGGTGATCGACCCCGATCGCGTCAGCGCAACCGAGCTGTGCCGCTATCTCGAACGCCAGGGTTTCGCGACCGCCGCATTCGACGGCCTCGCGCCGTTCGTCGACGCGCTGCAGGGCCAGGCGTTCGACGCGGTCCTGACCGAATGGCTGTTCGACGACAGCACGGCCGCCACTGCGATCAAGGCCGTGCGCACGTCCGACAACCCGGGTGCGCCGATCTTCGTGCTGACCGGCGACCTGCTCACCGGCCGCGCGAGCGAAGCCGACATCAGCGAAGTGATTCGCGCGTTCGACGTCGTCTGCTACGAAAAGCCCGCGCGCATGGCAATCCTCAGCGCCGATCTCGCGAAACGGCTCGCCCGCGGATAA
- a CDS encoding ATP-dependent helicase — MARLIPDDWKSLAATGAAERERETLAALEHALPDSYTVYHGVHWTRADQAFSVFGEAAFVVVSPAGRVLLIEQKAGFLRETPKGLVKVYLQKERNVPIQLARTQETLHRRLTAALGAGVYGVEALLYCPDYSIRDASIAGVAADRIVDASRKAQLAQVILRILPEDDEHFPNAPKLHHFLADELALTPDTSALVGQAGTLVTRLSGGLAAWARQLEFTPFRLRVTGTAGSGKTQLAVQAMRDAVAAGKRVLYVCFNRPLADYIARIAPPGAKIANYHQLCDWVARDGGYTPDFQVPGEFERLEARFADTPIPGHWRFDVLVVDEGQDFHAPWAAALERLLAPDGAWWWLEDPLQNLYMREPVALPGWVTLKALTNYRSPRDLLEFVRDIVGRVEPLAAELRSGSPFDGSDPSVSSYGEEGASGDALADACIDATKRAITHALSLGFRKQDIAVLSYRGREGSVLAPLDQLGPHRLKSFTGKYDLFGNPEYREGDVLLDSIYRFKGQSAPCVILTEVDFDTLDARAARKLFVGATRATMKLLIVASSRAAAQLAAV, encoded by the coding sequence ATGGCCCGCCTCATCCCCGACGACTGGAAAAGCCTCGCCGCGACCGGCGCGGCCGAACGCGAGCGCGAAACGCTCGCCGCGCTCGAACACGCGCTGCCCGACAGCTACACCGTGTATCACGGCGTGCACTGGACCCGCGCCGACCAGGCGTTCTCGGTATTCGGCGAGGCCGCGTTCGTCGTCGTGAGCCCGGCCGGCCGCGTGCTGCTGATCGAGCAGAAGGCCGGCTTCCTGCGCGAAACGCCGAAGGGGCTCGTGAAGGTCTATCTGCAGAAGGAACGCAACGTCCCGATCCAGCTCGCGCGCACGCAGGAAACCCTGCATCGGCGCCTGACGGCCGCGCTCGGCGCGGGCGTCTACGGCGTCGAGGCGCTGCTGTACTGCCCCGACTACTCGATCCGCGACGCATCGATCGCCGGCGTCGCGGCCGACCGCATCGTCGATGCGTCGCGCAAGGCGCAGCTCGCGCAGGTGATCCTGCGGATCCTGCCGGAAGACGACGAGCACTTCCCGAACGCGCCGAAACTCCACCATTTCCTCGCGGACGAGCTCGCGCTCACGCCCGACACGAGCGCGCTCGTCGGTCAGGCCGGCACGCTCGTCACGCGGCTGTCGGGCGGGCTCGCCGCGTGGGCGCGCCAGCTCGAATTCACGCCGTTCCGGCTGCGCGTCACCGGCACGGCCGGCTCGGGCAAGACGCAGCTCGCCGTACAGGCGATGCGCGATGCGGTCGCGGCCGGCAAGCGCGTGCTCTACGTGTGTTTCAACCGGCCGCTCGCTGACTACATCGCGCGCATCGCGCCGCCCGGCGCGAAGATCGCGAACTACCACCAGCTGTGCGACTGGGTCGCGCGCGACGGCGGCTATACGCCCGACTTCCAGGTGCCCGGCGAATTCGAGCGGCTCGAGGCGCGCTTCGCAGATACGCCGATTCCGGGGCACTGGCGCTTCGACGTGCTGGTCGTCGACGAAGGGCAGGATTTCCATGCGCCATGGGCGGCCGCCCTGGAGCGCTTGCTGGCGCCGGACGGCGCATGGTGGTGGCTGGAAGATCCGCTGCAGAACCTGTACATGCGCGAGCCCGTCGCGCTGCCGGGCTGGGTCACGCTGAAGGCGCTCACGAACTACCGCAGCCCGCGCGACCTGCTTGAATTCGTGCGCGACATCGTCGGCCGGGTCGAGCCGCTGGCGGCCGAGCTGCGCTCGGGCAGCCCGTTCGACGGTTCGGATCCGTCGGTGTCGTCGTACGGGGAAGAAGGCGCGTCGGGAGACGCACTGGCCGATGCCTGCATCGATGCGACCAAGCGGGCGATCACGCACGCGCTGTCGCTCGGCTTCCGCAAGCAGGACATCGCGGTGCTGTCGTATCGCGGCCGCGAAGGCTCGGTGCTCGCGCCGCTCGACCAGCTCGGCCCGCACCGGCTCAAGAGCTTTACCGGCAAGTACGACCTGTTCGGCAATCCGGAGTATCGCGAAGGCGACGTGCTGCTCGATTCGATCTACCGCTTCAAGGGCCAGTCGGCACCGTGCGTGATCCTTACCGAGGTCGACTTCGACACGCTCGACGCGCGTGCCGCGCGCAAGCTGTTCGTCGGCGCGACGCGGGCGACGATGAAGCTGCTGATCGTCGCGTCGTCGCGCGCGGCCGCCCAACTCGCGGCCGTCTGA
- a CDS encoding methyl-accepting chemotaxis protein, translating to MNLNALFSRFSIRTRIFSTLGLVAVLLVVSGLIGLAGMQSSNRALDEAYTQQLAAKTALSAASLNLTIVRTTLDRAMLHPEAPEVPDLVKKAESYLAKADTAWRGYASMPHDGDEGPLASRLDAARQALIGQALKPMIDAVRDGRRDEADRLLMSVAPPLSVALTQATDALDAYQVARGKDVYDTAQTYYGWMRAGAIAGIAFGLAACLGCAIGLHYAITQPVNRLLSHFRRLSDGDLTSEVHWSSRDEMAELVKGVTGMQRSLADTVRQVSQGSEAISTATHQIAAGNTDLSQRTEEQASALQQTAASMEQLTATVKQNADNAMEAQACADTASEIATRGATVVGEVIGTMNEIDQSSQKVADIIGTIEGIAFQTNILALNAAVEAARAGEQGRGFAVVAGEVRTLAQRSASAAKEIRTLIGESVERVATGSRLVGTAGATMQDIQQAIGRVTGIMTEIAAASNEQRDGIEQVNRAVSQMDQVSQQNAALVEQAAAAAASLEEQADGLRRAVGAFRVA from the coding sequence ATGAACCTGAACGCCCTGTTTTCCCGTTTCTCGATCCGTACGCGGATCTTCTCCACGCTCGGCCTCGTCGCCGTGCTGCTCGTCGTGTCGGGGCTGATCGGCCTCGCCGGCATGCAGAGCTCGAACCGTGCGCTCGACGAGGCTTATACGCAGCAACTGGCTGCAAAGACCGCGCTGTCGGCGGCCAGCCTGAACCTGACGATCGTGCGCACGACGCTCGACCGCGCGATGCTGCATCCGGAAGCGCCGGAAGTGCCCGATCTCGTCAAGAAGGCCGAGAGCTATCTCGCGAAGGCCGACACCGCCTGGCGCGGCTACGCGTCGATGCCGCACGACGGCGACGAAGGCCCGCTCGCGAGCCGCCTCGACGCCGCGCGCCAGGCGCTGATCGGGCAGGCGCTGAAGCCGATGATCGACGCGGTTCGCGACGGCCGTCGCGACGAGGCCGACCGGCTGCTGATGTCGGTTGCGCCGCCGCTGTCGGTCGCGCTCACGCAGGCGACCGATGCGCTCGATGCGTACCAGGTCGCACGCGGCAAGGACGTGTACGACACCGCGCAAACTTATTACGGCTGGATGCGCGCGGGCGCGATCGCCGGTATCGCATTCGGCCTGGCCGCGTGCCTCGGTTGCGCGATCGGCCTGCACTATGCGATCACGCAGCCGGTGAACCGCCTGCTGTCGCATTTCCGCCGTCTGTCGGACGGCGACCTGACGTCTGAAGTGCACTGGTCGTCGCGCGACGAGATGGCCGAGCTGGTCAAGGGCGTGACCGGCATGCAGCGCAGTCTCGCGGATACGGTCCGCCAGGTCAGCCAGGGCTCCGAAGCGATCTCGACGGCGACGCACCAGATCGCGGCAGGCAACACCGACCTGTCGCAGCGCACCGAGGAACAGGCGTCCGCGCTGCAGCAGACGGCCGCGAGCATGGAGCAACTCACCGCGACCGTGAAGCAGAACGCGGACAATGCGATGGAAGCGCAGGCCTGCGCGGATACCGCGAGCGAGATCGCCACGCGCGGCGCGACGGTGGTTGGCGAAGTGATCGGCACGATGAACGAGATCGACCAGAGCTCGCAGAAGGTCGCCGACATCATCGGCACGATCGAGGGCATCGCGTTCCAGACCAACATCCTCGCGCTGAACGCGGCGGTCGAAGCCGCGCGCGCGGGCGAGCAGGGCCGCGGCTTCGCGGTGGTCGCGGGCGAGGTGCGCACGCTCGCGCAACGCTCGGCGTCGGCGGCGAAGGAAATCCGCACGCTGATCGGCGAATCGGTGGAGCGCGTCGCGACCGGCTCGCGGCTCGTCGGCACGGCTGGCGCGACGATGCAGGACATCCAGCAGGCGATCGGCCGCGTGACGGGCATCATGACGGAGATCGCGGCTGCGTCGAACGAGCAGCGCGACGGGATCGAGCAGGTGAACCGCGCGGTGTCGCAGATGGACCAGGTGTCGCAGCAGAATGCTGCGCTCGTCGAGCAGGCCGCGGCGGCGGCCGCATCGCTGGAAGAACAGGCCGACGGGCTGCGCCGCGCGGTCGGCGCGTTCCGCGTCGCCTGA
- a CDS encoding MDR family MFS transporter, giving the protein MTTDTLLPPPAAETARRDAPTGLIVGALLLVMLLSALDQTIVSTALPTIVGELGGLDQLSWVVTAYLLSSTVVLPLYGKLGDLYGRKVVLQAAIVLFLAGSALCGVAQDMTQLIVLRALQGLGGGGLMVVTMAAIGDLVPPDRRARYQGMFGGVYGLATIIGPLLGGFLVEHLSWRWIFTINLPLGFLALAVIGVAFRPHTAHVKHRIDYMGAAFLATALTCVILFTSEGGSLLPWTSPQLWMTLVLGVVAIGGFIYEERLAAEPIMPLELFRHRTFVLVSLIGFVVGIALFGSVTFIPLYLQVVKGSTPSQAGMQLLPMMGGMLVTSIVSGRLISRLGSYRMFPILGTLTGGIAMALLSTLTLDTPLHTMYAYMALLGIGLGMVMPVLTLAVQNTVEFRHMGVATSGATLFRSIGGSLGVAAFGALFSHGLQSRVTAALPAGTALPPALGPAAVHQLPEAVRDAYLHAFAGSLHVVYLSAATVIAIAFVLAWFVEDAPLRKHN; this is encoded by the coding sequence ATGACAACCGACACCCTCCTCCCTCCGCCGGCCGCCGAAACGGCCCGCCGCGACGCGCCGACCGGGCTGATCGTCGGCGCGCTGCTGCTCGTCATGCTGCTGTCCGCACTCGACCAGACGATCGTGTCGACCGCGCTGCCAACGATCGTCGGCGAGCTCGGCGGGCTCGACCAGTTGTCGTGGGTCGTCACCGCGTACCTGCTCTCCTCCACCGTCGTGCTGCCGCTGTACGGCAAGCTCGGCGACCTGTACGGCCGCAAGGTCGTGCTGCAGGCCGCGATCGTGCTGTTCCTGGCGGGGTCCGCACTATGCGGCGTCGCGCAGGACATGACGCAGCTGATCGTGCTGCGCGCGCTGCAGGGGCTGGGCGGCGGCGGCCTGATGGTCGTCACGATGGCCGCGATCGGCGATCTGGTGCCGCCCGATCGCCGTGCGCGCTACCAGGGGATGTTCGGCGGCGTGTACGGCCTCGCGACGATCATCGGCCCGCTGCTCGGCGGCTTCCTGGTCGAGCACCTGTCGTGGCGCTGGATCTTCACGATCAACCTGCCGCTCGGCTTTCTCGCGCTCGCGGTGATCGGCGTCGCGTTCCGGCCGCACACCGCGCACGTGAAGCACCGGATCGACTACATGGGCGCCGCATTCCTCGCCACCGCCCTCACCTGCGTGATCCTGTTCACGAGCGAAGGTGGCTCGCTGCTGCCGTGGACGTCGCCGCAACTGTGGATGACGCTCGTGCTCGGCGTCGTCGCGATCGGCGGCTTCATTTACGAAGAGCGGCTCGCGGCCGAGCCGATCATGCCGCTCGAACTGTTTCGCCATCGCACCTTCGTGCTGGTCAGCCTGATCGGCTTCGTCGTCGGTATCGCACTGTTCGGCTCGGTCACGTTCATCCCGCTCTACCTGCAGGTCGTGAAGGGCTCGACGCCGTCGCAGGCCGGGATGCAGTTGCTGCCGATGATGGGCGGGATGCTCGTGACGTCGATCGTCAGCGGCCGGCTGATCTCGCGGCTCGGCTCGTACCGGATGTTCCCGATCCTGGGCACGCTGACCGGCGGCATCGCGATGGCGCTGCTGTCGACGCTGACGCTCGATACGCCGCTGCACACGATGTACGCGTACATGGCGCTGCTCGGGATCGGCCTCGGCATGGTGATGCCCGTGCTGACGCTCGCCGTGCAGAACACAGTCGAATTCCGGCACATGGGCGTCGCGACGTCGGGCGCGACGCTGTTCCGCTCGATCGGCGGTTCGCTCGGTGTCGCGGCGTTCGGCGCGCTGTTCTCGCACGGGCTGCAGTCGCGGGTGACGGCTGCGCTGCCGGCCGGCACGGCGCTGCCGCCGGCACTCGGCCCGGCCGCCGTTCACCAGTTGCCGGAGGCCGTGCGCGACGCGTACCTGCATGCGTTCGCCGGTTCGCTGCATGTCGTGTACCTGTCCGCGGCGACGGTCATCGCGATCGCGTTCGTGCTCGCGTGGTTCGTCGAGGATGCGCCGCTGCGCAAGCACAACTGA
- a CDS encoding quinone oxidoreductase family protein: MTQTATAIRIGIDCYGDAGVLRRVDAPVAPPGAGEVRIRQTAIGVNFVDIYFRTGAHALPALPDALGVEAAGVIDAVGPGVTDLVPGQRVAYAGMPTGSYASLRTMPAERVLPVPDGLGDDAVAAGLLKGITVYMLLHRVRPVVAGDAVLVHAAAGGVGLLATQWARALGARVIGTVGSAAKAVLARKHGADAVVDYREEDFVAAARAFGGGAGVDFAIDGIGGDVLTRTLGAVRPFGMVASIGQVAAIGARQTFDLDELGPARSIALARPSVLGFIARDVDGYREAARATLERLADGMHVEIGARLPLDQAADAHRLLESRATTGGVVLVP; the protein is encoded by the coding sequence ATGACCCAGACTGCCACTGCCATCCGGATCGGGATCGACTGTTACGGCGACGCCGGCGTGCTGCGCCGCGTCGATGCGCCCGTCGCGCCGCCCGGTGCCGGCGAAGTGCGGATTCGCCAGACCGCGATCGGCGTGAATTTCGTCGACATCTATTTCAGGACGGGCGCGCACGCATTGCCTGCGCTGCCGGATGCGCTCGGCGTCGAGGCGGCCGGCGTGATCGACGCGGTCGGCCCGGGCGTGACGGATCTCGTCCCCGGGCAGCGCGTCGCGTATGCGGGCATGCCGACCGGCAGCTATGCGAGCCTGCGCACGATGCCGGCCGAGCGTGTGTTGCCGGTCCCCGACGGCCTGGGCGACGACGCGGTGGCCGCCGGGCTGCTGAAAGGAATCACCGTCTACATGCTGCTGCATCGGGTCCGGCCGGTCGTCGCCGGCGACGCGGTGCTCGTGCATGCGGCGGCCGGCGGCGTCGGGCTGCTGGCGACGCAATGGGCGCGGGCGCTCGGCGCGCGGGTGATCGGCACGGTCGGGTCGGCCGCGAAAGCCGTGCTCGCGCGCAAGCATGGCGCCGACGCGGTGGTCGATTACCGCGAGGAGGATTTCGTCGCGGCGGCACGCGCGTTCGGCGGCGGCGCGGGAGTTGATTTTGCGATCGACGGGATCGGCGGCGATGTGCTGACGCGCACGCTCGGCGCGGTCCGTCCGTTCGGGATGGTCGCGAGCATCGGGCAGGTGGCCGCGATCGGTGCGCGGCAGACGTTCGATCTCGACGAACTGGGGCCGGCACGGTCGATCGCGCTGGCGCGGCCGAGCGTGCTCGGCTTCATCGCGCGTGACGTCGACGGCTATCGGGAGGCTGCGCGCGCGACGCTCGAGCGGCTCGCGGACGGAATGCATGTGGAGATCGGCGCGCGGCTGCCGCTCGACCAGGCGGCCGATGCGCACCGGTTGCTGGAGTCGCGCGCGACGACGGGAGGAGTCGTGCTGGTGCCTTGA